One window of Halopelagius longus genomic DNA carries:
- a CDS encoding NAD(+)/NADH kinase codes for MTARVGLVVNPAAGRDIRRLTGGASVSNNYAKRRTAECVLAGVGVVEGAEVLAMPDASGIAERILDSAPDGVETGLLDFAPAGGPRDTRRAAERFREAADAVVVLGGDGTNRDAGTSVGDVPLVSVSTGTNNVVPTAVDGTVAGMAAAVVADGAADAKAVSYRHGTAVAEVDGRTGRETVTGLATVGVVDEAFVGTRALLDSESLLGGVASRAAPGEIGVSGAAGAVHRVEPDESGGVGIRFAPAGEASRRVRAVTVPGVVSELGVAECRRLDAEESFAFEVETAVVSADGERELEVRDAEIAVRPADDGPRIVDVDAALAAAAEEGFFVGE; via the coding sequence GTGACCGCCCGCGTCGGACTGGTCGTCAACCCCGCGGCGGGGCGCGACATCCGCCGCCTCACCGGCGGGGCGAGCGTCAGCAACAACTACGCCAAGCGCCGCACCGCCGAGTGCGTCCTCGCCGGCGTCGGCGTCGTCGAGGGCGCGGAGGTACTCGCGATGCCCGACGCCTCCGGCATCGCGGAGCGAATCCTCGATTCGGCCCCCGACGGCGTCGAGACGGGACTCCTCGACTTCGCACCGGCGGGCGGTCCCCGGGACACGCGCCGCGCGGCCGAACGCTTCCGAGAGGCGGCCGACGCGGTGGTCGTCCTCGGCGGCGACGGGACGAACCGCGACGCGGGGACGAGCGTCGGCGACGTGCCCCTCGTCTCCGTCTCGACGGGGACGAACAACGTCGTCCCGACGGCGGTGGACGGCACCGTCGCGGGGATGGCCGCCGCAGTCGTCGCCGACGGCGCGGCGGACGCGAAAGCGGTCAGTTACCGACACGGAACCGCAGTCGCCGAGGTGGACGGACGCACCGGCCGCGAGACGGTCACGGGCCTCGCCACCGTCGGCGTCGTGGACGAGGCGTTCGTCGGGACGCGCGCCCTATTGGACTCCGAGAGCCTCCTCGGGGGCGTCGCCTCCCGCGCCGCCCCCGGCGAGATAGGCGTCTCCGGCGCGGCGGGGGCCGTCCACCGCGTCGAACCCGACGAGTCCGGCGGCGTCGGAATCCGATTCGCGCCCGCGGGGGAGGCGTCGCGCCGCGTCCGCGCCGTCACCGTCCCCGGCGTCGTCTCCGAACTCGGCGTCGCGGAGTGCCGCCGACTCGACGCCGAGGAGTCGTTCGCCTTCGAGGTTGAGACGGCCGTCGTCAGCGCCGACGGCGAACGCGAACTGGAGGTCCGCGACGCCGAAATCGCGGTTCGTCCGGCGGACGACGGCCCGCGCATCGTGGACGTGGACGCCGCACTCGCCGCCGCCGCGGAGGAGGGGTTCTTCGTCGGAGAGTAG
- a CDS encoding thiamine pyrophosphate-dependent dehydrogenase E1 component subunit alpha — MVSIDMDTEDGQREVLRRMLTIRAFDDKVGELFEDGELPGFVHLYIGEEAVGVGAAAALEDEDLIASTHRGHGHCIAKGLDPEGMMAEVHGKQKGYCNGKGGSMHIADVDAGMLGANGIVGAGPPLATGAALSAQMRDSEQVALAFFGDGAVAQGQVHEAINLAATWDLPAVFLVENNKFGEGTPVEKQHNIEHLSETAEAYDIPGFTVDGMDVVAVNEAVREARERAANGEGPTFIEADTYRFRGHFEGDHQPYRDEEDIGEWREGRDPIQNFKNRLLEAGTIDQDEFESMREEARERIDEAVEAAQAADDPAPHEAYEDMFSMHVPDIDRFARSAATDGGRNHGGADDESAARQTQSDGGESR; from the coding sequence ATGGTATCAATAGACATGGATACGGAAGACGGGCAACGGGAGGTACTCCGGCGCATGCTCACCATCCGGGCGTTCGACGACAAGGTGGGCGAACTGTTCGAGGACGGCGAACTGCCCGGGTTCGTCCACCTCTACATCGGCGAGGAGGCGGTCGGCGTGGGCGCGGCGGCGGCGTTGGAGGACGAGGACCTCATCGCCTCGACGCACCGGGGTCACGGCCACTGCATCGCCAAGGGACTCGACCCCGAGGGGATGATGGCCGAGGTGCACGGCAAACAGAAGGGCTACTGCAACGGCAAGGGCGGGTCGATGCACATCGCCGACGTGGACGCCGGGATGCTCGGCGCGAACGGCATCGTCGGCGCTGGCCCGCCGTTGGCGACGGGCGCGGCCCTCTCGGCGCAGATGCGCGACTCCGAGCAAGTGGCGCTTGCGTTCTTCGGCGACGGGGCCGTCGCGCAGGGGCAGGTCCACGAGGCCATCAACCTCGCGGCGACGTGGGACCTCCCGGCCGTCTTCCTCGTCGAGAACAACAAGTTCGGCGAGGGGACGCCCGTCGAGAAACAGCACAACATCGAACACCTCAGCGAGACGGCGGAGGCGTACGACATTCCGGGGTTCACCGTGGACGGGATGGACGTCGTCGCGGTGAACGAAGCGGTCAGGGAGGCCCGCGAACGCGCCGCGAACGGCGAGGGGCCGACGTTCATCGAGGCCGACACCTACCGCTTCCGCGGCCACTTCGAGGGCGACCACCAACCGTACCGCGACGAGGAGGACATCGGCGAGTGGCGCGAGGGCCGCGACCCGATACAGAACTTCAAGAACCGCCTGTTGGAGGCGGGCACCATCGACCAAGACGAGTTCGAGTCGATGCGCGAGGAGGCCAGAGAGCGGATAGACGAAGCCGTCGAGGCCGCACAGGCGGCCGACGACCCGGCCCCCCACGAGGCGTACGAGGACATGTTCTCGATGCACGTCCCGGACATCGACCGATTCGCGCGGTCCGCCGCGACGGACGGCGGGCGGAACCACGGAGGTGCCGACGACGAGTCGGCAGCACGTCAGACGCAGTCTGACGGAGGTGAGAGCCGATGA
- a CDS encoding alpha-ketoacid dehydrogenase subunit beta, which produces MSTESRPGDGVDQTETMTMREAIRAALREEMQDDENVFIMGEDVGEFGGVFSVTDGLVDEFGEDRVRDTPISEAGFTGAGVGAAATGTRPVVEIMFSDFLGVASEQIINQMAKMRYMFGGKTEMPITVRTTEGGGMGAASQHSGTLHTWFAHFPGLLAVAPGTPRAAKGLLKSAIRSDDPVFFFENKMIYEREGEVPVDPNYTVPLGQASVEREGEDVTVVATQRMVGESLDLAEEMAGQASVEVIDLQSLYPLDTDTLVESVEKTGRLVVADESPLSYGTHAELMARVMEDGFYSLDAPPMRVGVADTHIPFSPTLEQEVVPSAEDVRSAVEKLV; this is translated from the coding sequence ATGAGCACCGAATCACGACCCGGCGACGGCGTAGACCAGACCGAGACGATGACGATGCGGGAGGCCATCAGGGCGGCCCTCCGCGAGGAGATGCAGGACGACGAAAACGTGTTCATCATGGGCGAGGACGTCGGCGAGTTCGGCGGCGTCTTCAGCGTGACGGACGGCCTCGTCGACGAGTTCGGCGAGGACCGCGTCCGCGACACGCCCATCAGCGAGGCCGGATTCACGGGCGCGGGCGTCGGCGCCGCCGCCACGGGGACGCGCCCCGTCGTCGAGATAATGTTCTCGGACTTCCTCGGCGTCGCCTCCGAGCAGATAATCAACCAGATGGCGAAGATGCGCTACATGTTCGGCGGGAAGACGGAGATGCCCATCACCGTCCGCACCACCGAGGGCGGCGGGATGGGCGCGGCCAGTCAACACTCCGGCACCCTCCACACGTGGTTCGCGCACTTCCCCGGACTCCTCGCCGTCGCGCCGGGCACGCCGCGGGCCGCCAAGGGCCTGCTCAAGTCGGCCATTCGCTCGGACGACCCGGTGTTCTTCTTCGAGAACAAGATGATATACGAACGGGAGGGCGAGGTGCCGGTGGATCCCAACTACACCGTTCCACTCGGGCAGGCGAGCGTCGAACGAGAGGGCGAGGACGTCACCGTCGTCGCCACCCAGCGCATGGTCGGCGAATCGCTGGACCTCGCCGAGGAGATGGCGGGACAGGCGAGCGTCGAGGTCATCGACCTCCAGTCGCTGTACCCCCTCGATACGGACACCTTGGTCGAGAGCGTCGAGAAGACCGGTCGCCTCGTCGTCGCCGACGAGAGCCCCCTCTCGTACGGCACGCACGCCGAATTGATGGCCCGCGTGATGGAGGACGGCTTCTACAGTCTCGACGCGCCGCCGATGCGCGTCGGCGTGGCCGACACCCACATCCCGTTCAGTCCGACCTTAGAGCAAGAGGTCGTCCCGTCCGCAGAGGACGTGCGAAGCGCGGTGGAGAAACTGGTGTAG
- a CDS encoding pantoate kinase: MTDEATAFVPGHVTGFFSAHPDEDPAVAGSRGAGVTLTDGVRVTVRRDERGGDDGRTETDPEAGAATRQVRSAAVTLNGERVGVAPVGGVLDALGVDEGRVSVAAETPLPVGAGFGVSGAVALGVAFGANVLFGRGRSENELVTVAHRAEVEAGTGLGDVVAQARGGLPIRLDPGAPGHGALDGIPERPRVEYVTFGELSTAAVLSGDTTALTAAGESALEDLREEPTASRMVALSRRFAREAGLLTDRVADAIDDVRAAGGDASMAMLGETVFAFGTGLSDAGYDPEVCDVHTAGAGLLPGE, encoded by the coding sequence ATGACCGACGAGGCGACGGCGTTCGTCCCCGGACACGTGACGGGGTTCTTCAGCGCGCACCCGGACGAGGACCCGGCTGTCGCGGGGTCCCGCGGCGCGGGCGTGACGCTCACCGACGGGGTTCGCGTGACGGTTCGGCGGGACGAACGCGGAGGCGACGACGGCAGGACGGAAACCGACCCGGAGGCGGGCGCGGCGACGCGGCAGGTGCGCTCCGCCGCCGTGACGTTGAACGGCGAACGCGTCGGGGTGGCCCCCGTCGGAGGCGTCCTCGACGCACTCGGCGTGGACGAGGGCCGGGTGAGCGTCGCGGCGGAGACGCCGCTTCCCGTCGGCGCGGGGTTCGGCGTCAGCGGTGCCGTCGCGTTGGGCGTCGCGTTCGGGGCGAACGTCCTGTTCGGGCGCGGGCGCTCGGAGAACGAACTCGTGACCGTCGCCCACCGCGCGGAGGTGGAGGCCGGGACGGGCCTCGGCGACGTGGTGGCGCAGGCCCGCGGCGGCCTCCCCATCCGCCTCGACCCCGGCGCGCCGGGGCACGGCGCGTTGGACGGCATCCCCGAACGCCCGCGCGTCGAGTACGTCACCTTCGGCGAACTCTCGACGGCGGCGGTGCTCTCCGGCGACACGACTGCGCTCACCGCCGCGGGGGAGTCGGCGCTCGAAGACCTGCGCGAGGAACCCACCGCCTCGCGGATGGTCGCCCTCTCGCGGCGGTTCGCCCGCGAGGCCGGACTGCTCACCGACCGGGTGGCCGACGCCATCGACGACGTGCGGGCGGCGGGCGGCGACGCGTCGATGGCGATGCTCGGCGAGACGGTGTTCGCGTTCGGCACCGGCCTCTCGGACGCCGGGTACGACCCCGAGGTGTGCGACGTTCACACCGCGGGCGCGGGACTCCTGCCGGGGGAGTGA
- a CDS encoding molybdopterin-dependent oxidoreductase: MLSRLRSALADAEPPPRLVDWSLLACVLVEFGSGVLSLGAGRPDHWPVFYVHSVVGVAFVFLLFFKLRRVRNRVTDARLWDRATVLSVLTATVAVAALATGVWWVLGGNARVLAYWNLLNLHVGLGLLLLPLVVAHLVTRYRPPRRADFEGRRTALRYGALLVGGALLFRVQELLAVALETPGRRRRFTGSKPVEGDGLEPEGETGDGNASFPVTSWVADDPDPVDEASWRLRVGGLTDSTLELSADELAPDAERRVLLDCTSGWYAERDWRGVRLGSVLDAAAPDDDARWVTVHSVTGYRWSFPIAEAREMLLATHVGGERLTHGHGFPLRLVAPDRRGFQWIKWVEAIEVRRRRDAAQWTAVLLSGFR; this comes from the coding sequence GTGCTCTCACGACTCCGGTCGGCGCTCGCCGACGCGGAACCGCCGCCGCGACTGGTGGACTGGTCGCTACTGGCGTGCGTCCTCGTCGAGTTCGGAAGCGGCGTCCTCAGCCTCGGGGCCGGACGCCCCGACCACTGGCCGGTGTTCTACGTCCACTCCGTCGTGGGCGTCGCGTTCGTCTTCCTGTTGTTCTTCAAACTCCGCCGGGTGAGAAATCGCGTCACCGACGCCCGCCTGTGGGACCGGGCGACGGTACTCTCGGTTCTCACCGCGACGGTAGCCGTCGCCGCACTCGCCACCGGTGTCTGGTGGGTCCTCGGCGGTAACGCCCGCGTCCTCGCGTACTGGAACCTGCTGAACCTCCACGTGGGACTCGGACTCCTCCTCCTGCCCCTCGTCGTCGCGCACCTCGTCACCCGATACCGGCCGCCCCGACGGGCGGACTTCGAGGGGCGCAGGACCGCCCTCCGGTACGGCGCGCTTCTCGTCGGGGGTGCGCTCCTGTTTCGCGTTCAGGAACTCCTCGCCGTCGCGTTGGAGACGCCGGGACGACGGCGGCGCTTCACCGGGTCGAAACCCGTCGAGGGCGACGGCCTCGAACCCGAGGGGGAAACGGGCGACGGCAACGCCTCGTTCCCGGTGACCAGTTGGGTCGCCGACGACCCCGACCCGGTGGACGAGGCGTCGTGGCGTCTGCGCGTCGGCGGTCTGACCGATTCGACGCTGGAACTGTCGGCCGACGAACTCGCGCCCGACGCCGAACGGCGCGTCCTCCTCGACTGCACCAGCGGATGGTACGCCGAACGCGACTGGCGTGGCGTCCGCCTCGGGTCGGTTCTCGACGCGGCGGCCCCCGACGACGACGCCCGGTGGGTGACGGTCCACTCGGTGACGGGCTATCGGTGGTCCTTCCCGATAGCGGAGGCCCGCGAGATGCTACTGGCGACGCACGTCGGCGGCGAACGACTCACCCACGGCCACGGCTTTCCGCTCCGTCTGGTCGCGCCGGACCGCCGGGGCTTCCAGTGGATAAAGTGGGTCGAAGCGATAGAGGTGCGGCGTCGCCGCGACGCCGCGCAGTGGACGGCGGTACTCTTGAGCGGATTCCGGTAG
- a CDS encoding glutathione S-transferase family protein: MNMLVDGEWRIDAYESTNEEGEFDRQETSFRDRVRADSDAEFPAESGRYHLYISRACPWAHRAAMTRRLKGLEEAISLSVVEPVRIDDGWEFSEEYPDPLYGEPYLRDIYTRADPEFTGRVTVPVLWDKETETIVNNESREIMRMLDTQFEAHATRDVDLWPEGYRDEVDTALDAIYEPINNGVYRAGFAETQEAYDRAVSDLFDALDRWETVLDEQRYLVGDVLTEADVAMFATLVRFDHVYHTHFKCNRRPIHEYPNLWNYAKELYQLPGIEETVNFDHIVRHYYRSHGDLNPKRLVPVGPDIDFGAPHDRDRLETNLPADLTGDAARADD, translated from the coding sequence GTGAACATGCTCGTCGACGGCGAGTGGCGAATCGACGCCTACGAGTCCACGAACGAGGAGGGCGAGTTCGACCGGCAGGAGACGTCGTTCCGCGACCGAGTTCGGGCGGACTCGGACGCCGAGTTCCCGGCGGAGTCGGGGCGCTACCACCTGTACATCTCGCGGGCGTGCCCGTGGGCGCACCGCGCGGCGATGACGCGCCGCCTGAAAGGGCTGGAAGAGGCGATATCTTTGTCCGTCGTCGAACCCGTCCGCATCGACGACGGGTGGGAGTTCTCCGAGGAGTACCCCGACCCCCTCTACGGCGAACCGTACCTCCGCGACATCTACACCCGCGCGGACCCCGAGTTCACCGGACGCGTCACCGTGCCCGTCCTCTGGGACAAAGAGACGGAGACCATCGTCAACAACGAGTCCCGGGAGATCATGCGCATGCTCGACACGCAGTTCGAGGCGCACGCGACGCGGGACGTGGACCTCTGGCCCGAGGGCTACCGCGACGAGGTGGACACCGCCTTGGACGCAATCTACGAACCCATCAACAACGGCGTCTACCGCGCCGGGTTCGCCGAGACCCAAGAGGCGTACGACCGGGCCGTCTCCGACCTGTTCGACGCCCTCGACCGGTGGGAGACGGTCTTAGACGAACAGCGATACCTCGTCGGCGACGTGTTGACGGAGGCCGACGTCGCGATGTTCGCCACCCTCGTCCGCTTCGACCACGTCTACCACACGCACTTCAAGTGCAATCGCCGGCCCATCCACGAGTACCCGAACCTCTGGAACTACGCGAAGGAACTGTACCAACTCCCCGGTATCGAGGAGACGGTCAACTTCGACCACATCGTCCGGCACTACTACCGCAGTCACGGCGACCTGAACCCGAAGCGACTCGTCCCCGTCGGCCCGGATATCGACTTCGGCGCGCCGCACGACAGGGACCGACTGGAGACGAACCTTCCCGCGGACCTGACGGGCGACGCCGCGCGCGCGGACGACTGA
- a CDS encoding 4-phosphopantoate--beta-alanine ligase: MSDIEIPESHPRYQSLLTRHRIEEGVEKGITSKQGLIAEGRGEAFDYLLGERTHPAADEAERAAAAHLLLAEHPVLSVNGNVAALVPGEMVELAAAVDADVEVNLFNRTEERLEAIADHLRDHGATEVKGLAADGRIPGLDHERAKVDADGIGAADVVLVPLEDGDRAEALGAMGKTEIVIDLNPLSRSAQTAAVPVVDNIMRAIPNITAHARDLRDAPREELERIVAEFDADGALAAAEEAIRSGSLDDAKTETEMDAESDAETKADADAEAARTDN, translated from the coding sequence ATGAGCGACATCGAGATTCCCGAGAGCCACCCGCGGTATCAGTCGCTCCTGACGCGACACCGCATCGAGGAAGGGGTGGAGAAGGGCATCACGAGCAAGCAGGGCCTCATCGCGGAGGGGCGCGGCGAGGCGTTCGACTACCTCCTCGGGGAGCGAACGCATCCGGCGGCCGACGAGGCGGAACGCGCGGCGGCGGCGCATCTCCTCCTCGCAGAGCACCCGGTCCTCTCTGTGAACGGCAACGTCGCCGCACTCGTCCCCGGCGAGATGGTCGAACTCGCGGCGGCGGTTGACGCCGACGTGGAGGTGAACCTGTTCAATCGGACGGAGGAGCGACTCGAAGCCATCGCGGACCACCTCCGCGACCACGGCGCGACGGAGGTGAAGGGACTCGCCGCGGACGGTCGGATTCCGGGACTCGACCACGAACGCGCGAAGGTGGACGCCGACGGCATCGGCGCGGCGGACGTGGTGTTGGTGCCCCTGGAGGACGGCGACAGGGCGGAGGCACTCGGCGCGATGGGGAAGACGGAGATAGTGATAGACCTCAACCCCCTCTCGCGGTCCGCACAGACCGCGGCGGTGCCCGTCGTGGACAACATCATGCGGGCGATTCCGAACATCACCGCGCACGCGCGAGACTTGCGCGACGCCCCCCGCGAGGAGTTGGAGCGAATCGTCGCCGAGTTCGACGCCGACGGCGCCCTCGCGGCGGCGGAGGAGGCGATTCGGAGCGGTTCGCTGGACGACGCGAAGACGGAGACGGAGATGGACGCGGAGTCGGACGCCGAGACGAAGGCGGACGCGGACGCAGAGGCGGCGCGGACGGACAACTGA
- a CDS encoding 2-oxo acid dehydrogenase subunit E2 codes for MSYVVKMPKLGLEMDSGTVVEWFAEEGEEVTADEPVAEIESEKTTAEIDARESGVLRHVGVEAGESVPPGAALGIVGGADEDISSLMADFEAGAVEGAPDAGEEAETADSGAETGGDRGATAADSGGGTGSGSAADVKASPRAKRRADELGVDVGSVEGSGPDGAITEADVKAAAESGGTGDEEDVKASPRARKRADELGVDIGRVEGSGPGGAITENDVEAAAESGGEAAAGESAEPAVSEERTLSGMRRTIADRLGKSYRESVHVTVHRTTNAEAALAAADAAGEQLGTDVSLTDILLKALSATLAEHPEFNATFRDDTHRLHEEQNVCVAVDVEEGLLAPVVRGVDSLSLSELAETRREVTRRVLDGDYSMDDLSGGTFTVSNLGVLGVESFDPVINPPQVAILGVNAVEERVVPDESGSDFTVRRMLPLDLSFDHRVVDGADAARFMATLSDHLDDPWPLLEGVEATEPESVELPEATATASVGPDLKGTVEAGSFEYDFDVTEEFGGGTAPTPVDLFVSSLAACLSASIGVQADIRDADVRNVTVEAEATPPEGSVESISLTAVLDTDADEERVERIVRNGERTCHVNELLREDLPVSLDWRRA; via the coding sequence TGCCCAAGTTAGGGCTGGAGATGGATTCCGGAACGGTCGTGGAGTGGTTCGCGGAGGAGGGCGAGGAGGTGACGGCGGACGAACCCGTCGCGGAGATAGAGTCCGAGAAGACGACGGCGGAGATAGACGCGCGGGAGTCGGGCGTCCTCAGGCACGTCGGCGTCGAGGCGGGCGAGTCCGTCCCGCCGGGGGCCGCACTCGGCATCGTCGGCGGCGCCGACGAGGACATCTCCTCGCTGATGGCCGACTTCGAGGCGGGGGCCGTCGAGGGCGCACCCGACGCGGGGGAGGAGGCGGAGACGGCGGATTCGGGCGCAGAGACGGGCGGAGATAGGGGAGCGACGGCCGCGGACTCCGGCGGCGGCACCGGTTCGGGTTCCGCGGCGGACGTGAAAGCCAGTCCGCGGGCGAAGCGACGCGCCGACGAACTCGGCGTCGATGTCGGGAGCGTCGAGGGGTCGGGTCCCGACGGCGCGATTACGGAAGCGGACGTCAAGGCGGCGGCGGAATCCGGCGGCACCGGCGACGAGGAGGACGTGAAGGCCAGCCCCCGGGCGAGAAAGCGCGCCGACGAACTCGGCGTCGATATCGGACGCGTCGAGGGGTCCGGTCCGGGCGGCGCAATCACGGAGAACGACGTCGAGGCGGCCGCGGAGTCCGGTGGTGAGGCGGCGGCCGGCGAATCCGCCGAACCGGCTGTCAGCGAGGAGCGAACACTGTCGGGGATGCGCCGCACCATCGCCGACAGACTCGGGAAGAGCTACCGCGAGTCCGTCCACGTCACCGTCCACCGAACGACGAACGCGGAGGCGGCCCTCGCGGCGGCGGACGCCGCAGGAGAGCAACTCGGGACGGACGTGTCGCTGACGGATATCCTCCTGAAGGCGCTGTCGGCGACGCTCGCTGAGCATCCGGAGTTCAACGCCACCTTCCGGGACGACACCCACCGCCTCCACGAGGAGCAGAACGTCTGCGTCGCCGTCGACGTCGAGGAGGGGTTGCTCGCACCCGTCGTCCGCGGCGTCGATTCGCTCTCGCTTTCGGAACTCGCCGAGACGCGCCGGGAGGTGACCCGACGCGTCCTCGACGGCGACTACTCGATGGACGACCTCTCGGGGGGGACGTTCACCGTCTCGAATCTCGGCGTCCTCGGGGTGGAGTCGTTCGACCCGGTCATCAACCCGCCGCAGGTGGCCATCCTCGGCGTCAACGCCGTCGAAGAACGGGTCGTTCCGGACGAGTCGGGGAGCGACTTCACCGTCCGTCGGATGCTCCCCCTCGACCTGTCGTTCGACCACCGCGTCGTGGACGGGGCGGACGCGGCGCGGTTCATGGCCACTCTCTCCGACCACCTCGACGACCCGTGGCCCCTCTTAGAGGGGGTGGAGGCGACCGAACCCGAATCCGTAGAACTCCCCGAAGCGACGGCGACGGCGTCCGTCGGCCCCGACCTGAAGGGCACCGTCGAAGCGGGGTCGTTCGAGTACGACTTCGACGTGACCGAGGAGTTCGGCGGCGGCACCGCGCCGACGCCCGTGGACCTGTTCGTCAGTTCGCTGGCGGCCTGCCTCTCCGCGAGCATCGGCGTCCAAGCGGACATCCGCGACGCGGACGTGCGGAACGTCACCGTCGAGGCGGAAGCGACGCCGCCGGAGGGGTCCGTCGAGTCCATCTCGCTAACCGCGGTGCTCGACACCGACGCCGACGAGGAGAGGGTGGAACGCATCGTCCGTAACGGTGAGCGAACCTGCCACGTCAACGAACTCCTCCGCGAGGACCTGCCGGTCTCCCTAGACTGGCGGCGGGCGTGA